tcttcttcaataagaagatgcttctggatttgttccagggtGAATTATTTGGATTTATACAGTAGTTTCTTCCCGTAGTATTTCCATTTCGGAGGTAATTTTGCGATAAagctccgacttgaaaggattcaggaagataaatttttatggcttttattttgtttataataaGTTGTAGTTATTGGATTTGGGTAAGcagcggtagattgtctaccatcgtgaagtcgaaatacctaacaattagaaatttctatgtaCCTTCCACTTCAGCCTTGTACTTGTATTCCAGCACGCTCCATATTTCTTTTGTTGATGTGGTCCCTATGTATAAATCATACAACTGATtagagagagcattgaggatgtggcTGCGACACAGTAGTTCATCTTCTTTTCGCTTGACCCTAGCAGCAACCTGTTCTGAAGTGTCAATGTCTTTTGCTTCAGGCAGAAACTGGAGAGCCGGGTCCAGGATGTAGAAAATCTTCAGAGCGGTCAGcaggaatttcagcttgtcctgctatttagtgaaatttgaaccatcgaatcggtccaatcggatcagatcctggttcatcggtttgactgatgcaacactttcggttTCCATGGAATCACACTTTAAGATGTTTGGATACACCGAGTGTAAAGTGTGCCATCTAGCGCCACTCAGCCACATTGCCTCACCGCCCACGCCCATGCCCACGCCTGAGCGCGCGTGcttgcgtgtgttccagtgcacgcaacctgagtatcacctcctccaaaaactccaagtaagaatactcttcacaagttctcatataaaccacaaaacttttctttACATTTCCGATGTGAGACAAAGTGCACACACCGCatttttgaattcaaaattttcaaaaagcgttttggcgtgaaattcatgaaattttgaaaattcgaatttcttttttcaaaaaactaCTGATTTTCAACATCTACCAGCCATCTGGAGATTTTAGAGATGATCCTTGATGAAGAAGGCTTCAGATTATCGAATCTAGCCACATTTCTACTCAGCCAAAGTTCTCAAATAATGAAAGAAGGGGCCATGCCCCAGATGAGCTGATCTCTGGTGGATCTGTTAGATAAGGAGGCCCAATAAAGAATGCGACGATGGATAGACTGGTTGGGGATGAATGGGACATGGAATAGCGAAGCAAAGTGGTTCCGGACCTTTCTTGCAATGAGGTGGTCCAAGTCTTCACCACTAATGGCGGGGGAGAAGAGAGTGCGGTTAGGGGGCGAGACCGGTGGTGGGTACGGCTGGGTAGGTGGGGGATTAAGAACAGGAGTTGGGACCATATCAAGGGGAGGTGGGAGGGTAACATGAGGAATGTCATTTAGGATTGCAGCTTGACTGGCTCTGCGTATCCTAGAATAAACAAGCTGAGGAGGATCCTTACTGTGGAAGCCTCATCAGAGTAGGAGCATCTGGATGCCATGCTGATACCAAGTCTCTGAATAGCCGAGTCAATTGGGACTGCTCTATGCATGACTTTTCATATGAAATTTGCTATCCTAGTAGGGACCAGCTTTTTCCAGATCCAGATAGGCCACCGAAGCTTTGGACGCCAGGATCGAGTGGAGTTCCATGCGGACTTGAAAGTGAATTTTCCTGAAGGGGAGAGTTTCCAGATCAGACGATCTTTTCTCGAAGATGGGGTGACTCCACTGTTGAGGATAGCTTGGATGGCTGAAGGAAAGAGGAGATTCTCGAACATATCACAGTTCCATGACCCTGATGTGAGCCAGAAATCTTTGGCCAGCGCTGTCCTGTCGAGAGCAGAAATGGGAAGAAAGGAAACACCTGAGAGCAGCCCTCCACCTGTCCAGTTCTGAGACCAAAAGAGGATGTTTCCCTCCCCAATCATCCATCTAGAGTGGTGGATGGAGGATAAAAGAATTGGTTGAATATCTTTCCAGAGAGAGGAGCTTTCTAATCTGCGAGTGCCATCCCTAATGAAGTAATTGGGAAGATACTTCGCTCCAAAAAGCTTGGGCCATAGAGATTACCTTCAAGAAGTCTCCAAGCCATCTTACAGCGGAATGCAAGCATGACATCTGTGATCCTTCTGATACAAAGACAGCCCTTTATAACTGGGAAGCAGATATCCTCCCATTTAACCCAGTGTCTTTTCTGCCTGCTCTCTGAGGTTCCCCAAAAAAATGGAGAGAAGGCTTTCTCAATCAGATGGCAGGCTTTCCTCGGAATATAAACTACTGAAAGAAGGTGCATCGGAAAGCTGAAGAGGACATGTTTGATAAGGACCAGCTTTACTGCCTGGTTGAGAATTTTCGCTTTCCATCCTGCAACCTTGTTCTCAATTTTCTGAATTAGGGGGAGCAAGTCTGCTGTCCTAATTCTCCCTTCGATGAGCGGGATTCTCAAATAGATTAGCAGGAGCGAAGCTTGCCGAAAGCATGAAACCTGGGTAATCTGGTGGGCCTTGACTGCTGTAGCTTTCTTAGGCAGAAGAAATGAGCTCTTGGTAACGTTAACGTTTTTGTCCTGACTCAGCTGGGTCCTttgctctttctttttcttctacttCACTGTTTCTGCTGTTGTTGCTGCCATTGTGACTTCAGTACTTTTCTCTGCTACATCCTCTGTGAGCAGGTTTGGTCATGCCGGAATAGCATTGAGTCAAAACTGTAGAGCTcattttgatgcatgtgttgtatctctgccccgtccatccattttgccagctcatttcaagGGTTGGGTCCCAAATGAGGCAGTTTAAAAAATTAGGTGACTACATCTTGGGAAATAACTGTGATTAAATGGCCACCATaagaaaacttattgggggccacaaaagtttaagatcaagctgatatttgtgatttccattCATCGAGatagtccgtgtgaccttatcaacatgttcgatggcaaataaacattaacgtGGGCCAACCTGGTCCTAACTGTTCATCAGATTAGCTACACTGAGTGGCACCAATCATATGATACTATCCGCCCCATCAATTGCCTGcgaatggatggttgagagagagagagagagagagagagagagcagtgatTTGGAGCCATGAAGGCCCACATGACAAGGAAGTGTTGATCATGGGCGTTGGATTTGGGGCTACAATGGCCCGTATGACCAGGAAATGTTGAATCCGGACGCTATTTGGCTAGCGACCCCAACAACAGCcaactagctggtgtcaaagctctgttggcccaccgtgatgtatgtgttttatacatgatCCCCGAACTGAGGCAGAtaaaaagttcaaatggaccacaccacgggaaatagttgAGATTGatctcttaccattgaaaacttcctgtgggACACTCAGTTTTTGAGCAATCTGTTGTGttaactttatgaacaggttattGTAAATAAACGTTGCAgtgagcccaagaaggtttcaatggtaactGTACGATCCCtggtgtttcctgtggtgtggtcgacttgagctttagatctacctcatttttggtctcatgccttaaaatgagttttaaaaGTGGATGTAAGACtttgataaaacatttacatcatgataGGGACCAAAGAGcattgacaccagctagctggaaTGCGGATTGGTTACTACAGCCCCAAGGATCTCAGGGGGGCTTCAATGGGCCACCGTCATAtgcgtgtgttttatccgcacaatcaatccattttcccatgtcattttaggatacaagctaaaaaataggcaaatccatgattcaagtgatcCACACGCTTGAATTGAAACactaaccattgaaaactttttggtggcTCCCAAAAGTTtagtatcaagttgatatttgtgttttccattcatccagtctATACAaacttattaacaagttggattgcaattaACCATCACCGTGgttcctaagaaggtttcaactatggtgTCATCATACACGCTGTTccttgtgatgtggttcactttacccttggatttacctcatttttgatctttcgtactaaaatgatatgccaaaacagatggattgtgtggataaaacccaaacattacggtgagccttCAAAGCCTGTCCGTTACTAGCAAGGTAggagtagtacccaatccgcgtccggctAAGTCGCTAGTGTtgcatcaccatccaaacagcgtCCGTTAATTCCATGTTAAACCAGACCTTGTTGTCTCGTGCAAATTGTTTAACAGAGTTTCTTGGAAGTTTGAACCTTGTTTTAATCGACATGAGCCCATGTGCATTTCATCACAGAttttaaaaaccaaacaaaaaacATAACGAACCTCCTCAATCATGGCAATCTCCACAATCTTCCTTTCCTCATTGCTTGCAATCACTCGCTACTTTTCCATCTTTGTAACGAGCAATCTTACACCTCCATATCTCCATTGCCTACAAAAATGCGGCAACGTCCAAATCACTTACCCGTTCGGAATCGGAAAAGGATGTTTCCACCCTGGCTTCGAAGTCAACTGCACCCAAGGCATTCCCTTTTTAGGTCGATCGAACCTTCAACTCCTTGAGATCTTGCCGGGAGAAGTGCACATCAACTCCACCCCCTTCATAGCCGAATCCGTCCCTACCTTGAAATATAATTTGAAGAATGTGTTGAAGGAACAAGTCGGAATCCAACCAGATCGTGTATTCAAACAGAATGTTCTAATCAAACTGCCCAAAGAGAGTCCTTACACATTCCCTGTCAACTCGAATAAGTTCATTGTTGTGGGATGCAATGCATTGGGATCCATCTCAGACACTGTGAGTGCACTCAAACAGTGCACCCCGATATGCCTTTTCGGGGAGAAGGTGGTTAACGGTTCTTGCAATGGGCATGGCTGCTGCCAAGTTGATGTTCCTAACATCAGTAAGTCGCTCCGAATATCCATCATTACTAGATTTGGCCCTATTAGTCACGGGTTTGTCGTCGAAGATGGAAGCTACAATTTCACAGCGCAGATCTTTCCGACTTCAACAGGGGCATCCATATGAAGCTCGAGTGGGCCATTGGAAAAGAGAATTGTAGCCAAGTTAAAAAATTGAATTCCTGTATATGTGGGGAGAACAGCTCCTGTGTTGACAGCATTACAAGTTCTGGTTATCTCTGCAGATGTGCTTATGGGTATCGAGGGAACCCTTATCTCAATGGCACGCAAGGATGCCAAGGTGATTCATAGCCTCTGAACAGCTGATTGGCCTAAATAGATATATACATGTTTGTCGAGTATTCATTGCAAACATTTTGCTAATTGAGTATTTTTTATTTGGCTTCCATACGCAGATTTTGATGAGTGCAACTCCCCTTCCAGTGTATGTGTTCCAGGAGCTACTTGCGAGAAGAGAGTTCCTGGGTGCTTCTGCCGCTGCCCAGCAGGGACTTGGGGTAACGGTTTTACATCCGGAACTGGCTGCCACAACCacttttcaacggttgaaattgtTGTAGGTCAGAGAACATCTTCCATTATTTCACTAGCGAAACAGCAAGCAGAATATGCAGAACAAAATGTAAAATGTTCTAATTCTGTTTTCCTGTTCACCACAGTTACTGTCATGAGCGCTGTGCTGCTGACACCATGTATGTATTTTCTCTATTCGGCTGAAAAGAAGAGACAACTCAGAAATCTCAACGCCAAGTACTTCCGTCAGAATGGAGGCCTCCTGCTACAACAATATTTTTCTCCCACCAAAGGTACAGCTATCAAACATATCAAAATCTTTTCTGCCCTTGAGCTCAAGAAGGCCACCGGCAGCCATGATAGCAGCAGAATTCTAGGAACTGGCGGCCAAGGTACTGTCTACATGGGAACCCAAGAAGATGGATCAATCATTGCCGTCAAAAAACCAGAAGATGTAGCCCATGGACAAGTTGATCAGTTCATAAACGAGGTCGTCATCCTTAGCCAAATCAATCATAAGAACATTGTCAAGCTCTTGGGCTGTTGTTTAGAGACCCAAGTTCCTTTACTCATCTATGAATTCATCTCCGGTGGTACTTTATACTAGAAACTCCATCATGATCCCAACCTTACAATTCAGTTATCATGGACGGACCGCCTTCAGATAGCCCTTGAAATTGCAGACGCTCTCTCTTACCTGCACAGTTGTGTTTCAATGCCCATTTTCCACAGAGACGTCAAGTCATCCAACATACTATTAGACGAGAACTTCACAGCCAAGCTCGCTGATTTCGGAGTCTCTAGGCTTATTCCAATAGATAAAATCCGGGTGTCGACAACGGTTAAAGGGACTATAGGATACTTGGATCCTGAATACTTCAAAAATGGAAAATTCACAGAGAAGAGCGACGTGTATAGCTTTGGTGTGGTTCTGCTCGAGCTTTTGTCAGGAAGGAAGCCTGTCCAACATGAACAGACACGAGACTATAGTAGCCTGGTAATGCATTTCCTGTCTTATATAGAGGGAGGAAATTTGCATGAGGTTCTAGACAAAGCAATTGTGAAAAAGGCAAAAATGGCGGATTTGCTAGCTATTGCAGCGATTGCTAGAAGATGCTTGAGtttgaaaggagaagagagacCGACCATGAAAGAAGTGGCGCAGAAGCTTGTGTGCCTTGGAGAATCTTTTATGCCGAAGTCCAGCGAAAATTCTCTGCCAAATTCTTGAAATTATTGTTCAAGGGTCTTTTAAAGAACACTATCTTTGAGGTGATATTTGCACCCAATCAATAGTTGAACCGGTTAGCAAGAAGGTGCAGCAAATCTGCCTTCTTCCTCTCGTGATCTGAGAAACATGAGCTAGCTTTAAGCCTGTAAAACCGAGAAGCACACCTAAAATACACTTCTGCAGTATACACTCCCGACTTTCTGTTTTCTGCTATTTTTGAAGAAATATTGTTCACCTAATTTTGGTCTGAAAAAAGAATTGAAGCGAGAGTTCTCCTAAGCGCACACTCATACACTAAAGCTCATGTATACCTTGTATTTTGTGTGTTAGACTTTGATTATGGGAATTCACTATCTCCTTTGCTATCCAAATAACATATATAAAAGATCTAAATAATGGTTCCATGGTTCTACAGTCGAGTCTCACATCTTCTTTGAAAAAATTccagtcgagagagagagagagagagagagagagagagagagagagagagagagagagatggaggcaGCTAAGACAACGAAATCTGCTGGAGGAAGGAAAGGCTCCGCAAGACGCAAGGCCATCTCGAAATCTGTTAAGGCCGGGCTTCAATTCCCTGTTGGAAGGATTGCTAGGTTCCTGAAGAAAGGAAGACATGCAAGGAGGCTTGGAACCGGCGCTCCCATCTACTTAGCTGCTGGTCTTGAGTATCTAGCAGCAGAGGTTTTGGAGCTTGCTGGAAATGCTGCAAGAGACAACAAGAAGACTCGGATCATCCCAAGTCTTGTTCTCCTAGCTATTAGAAATGATGATGAGCTTGGGAAGCTGTTGGCCGGTGTGACTATTGCTCATGGTGGTGTTCTTCCCAACATCCATTCAGTTCTTCTTCCCAAGAAATCTGAGAAAGCTAAGGATAGTATTGAAGCAACCAAATCCCCAAAGAAGGCCTGAATCAGATGATCTGAATCTGTTACTCTTTTTTATTTGGTGTATGTTTGTCTTTATGAGATTCAGAAAACGGGGGATTTTGCATtttgaaggtaaaaaaaaaagttctacAGTCGTTATACTTTCTTTCCCACAAtctctaaaataataataataaaaataaaaaataaaaaaaataaacctTCAAGTTTAATCAAACCAGGCATCATTAGTAAGTGCTACACGTAGTGTGGCAATGGGTCAAGTCAGAGCGGGGAACAACTGGACTGATCCACTTCTAAGGCGGGTTTAAGCCAAGCAAAATTGTTAGTGTGGGTCATGCTTCACACTTTAGAGCCCATTTAATTACATGTGCCGGGCTCTGGTTGACCCTTACCAACCCGACCTGCCTATATAGCCTATCAATAGGCTGGCCAAATGACCCGCCTCAtcacccaacctaaaatctaaacaaATTAATTGACGATAAGCACAGATTCATccacataatgtatgtattcAGTAACTCGCTTGGGAGCAGCTAATCAGGAGACCTTTTGGACAGATTCGAGGGCGGCTCTTCCCAGATTGATTCGGGGCCTGTGTTTTCTGGACAAAGCGGGCATTGGTGCGGTAAGGGAGACTTAACAGCTCTTCCCAGATTGATTcaagtttttgttttttcttctgtTTACTGTATAGACATACGATAGGCATCCCGGGGCTCCTTTTGTTTGCCTGCGTGCGCCCGAAATCTGTATCCTTTTGTTTCTTCCTCAGGTGATATGAATGAAATCTCCttctctttaaaaataataataataataatgtattcAGTAACTGAGCTTTTGTGAGCTTCTGTCCAGTGCAAATGGGTGAGGCTGAAGCAAA
This region of Magnolia sinica isolate HGM2019 chromosome 1, MsV1, whole genome shotgun sequence genomic DNA includes:
- the LOC131218886 gene encoding probable histone H2A.1, with translation MEAAKTTKSAGGRKGSARRKAISKSVKAGLQFPVGRIARFLKKGRHARRLGTGAPIYLAAGLEYLAAEVLELAGNAARDNKKTRIIPSLVLLAIRNDDELGKLLAGVTIAHGGVLPNIHSVLLPKKSEKAKDSIEATKSPKKA